GTGGCGCGCTGGTTCGACGCCAACCCGGGCGGCACCGCGGCGTTCGCGACCATCGGCGACCCGTGCGTCTACTCGACCTTCACCTACCTCGCCGCCACCGTCCGCGAGCTGGTCGGCGAGCTGGCGGTCGAGCTCATCCCCGGCATCACCGCCATGCAGGACCTCGCCGCGCGCAGCGGCACCCCGCTCGTCGAGGGGAGGGAGGCGCTGTCGCTGTTCCCGATGACGGCGGGGGCCGACCGGTTCCGCGAGGCGCTGAACCGCGGCGACTCCGTCGTCGCCTACAAGTTCGGGCGCAGGCTCCCGGAGACCCTCGCGGTCCTGCGCGAGACCGGCCGGCTCGACGGCGCGGTGTACGGCGCCGGCCTCGGCCTGGCCGACGAGGACGTGCGCCCGGCGGCCGACCTCGACCCGGACGCCCCCGGCCCCTACCTCTCGACGCTCATCGTGCCCCCCGCCCGCACCGGCCGCGGAGGCGCGCTGTGAGCCTCCTGGAGGACACCCTCGCCGCGATCGTCGCGCCGGACGCCGCCGCGCGCGCCGCCGCCGCCGACCGACTCGACCGGATGACCAAGCCCCCCGGCTCGCTCGGGCGCATCGAGGACCTCGCGGTCACGCTGTCCGGCATCGCCGGGACCTGCCCGCCGCCGCTGCCCGACCCGGCCGTCGTCGTGGTCTGCGCCGGCGACCACGGCGTCCACGCGCAGGGCGTCACGCCGTGGCCGCAGGAGGTCACCGGGCAGATGGTCGCCAACTTCGCGGCGGGCGGGGCCGTCGTCAACGCGTTCGCGCGGGCGGCGGACGTGCAGGTCCGGGTGCTCGACGTCGGGGTGGCCACCCCGCTGCCCGACCTCGACGGCGTGCTCGCCCGCCGCGTCGCCGACGGCACCGCCGACCTCGCCGTCGGCCCGGCCCTGACGCGCGAGCAGGTCGTCGCCGCGGTCGAGGCCGGGATCGCCGCCGTCCCGGACCGCGGCTGCGTCCTCACCGGTGACATGGGCATCGCCAACACCACCGCCGCCGCGCTGCTGATCTGCGCCTTCACCGGCGCCGACCCCGAGCGGGCGACGGGCCGCGGCACCGGCATCGACGACGCCACCCTCGCCCGCAAGACCGCCGTCGTCCGCGACGCGCTCGCGCGGCACCGCCCCGACCCGGCCGACCCGGTCGGGGTCCTCGCCGCGTTCGGCGGGCTGGAGCACGCCGCGATCGCCGGGCTCGTCCTCGGCGCCGCGGCGCGGCGGATCCCGGTGCTGCTCGACGGCGTCAGCGCGGGCGCCGCGGCCCTCGTCGCGGCCGCGCTCGCCCCGCAGGCCGTGGCGTACTGCGTCGCCGGGCACCGCTCCGCCGAGCCGGGCCACCGCCTCGCGCTCGGCCACCTCGGCCTCGACCCGCTGCTCGACCTGGGCCTGCGCCTGGGCGAGGGCACGGGCGCGGTGCTGGCGCTGCCCCTGCTGCGGGCGGCGGTCCGGGCCCTGCACGACGTCGCCACCTTCGGCGACGCCGGGGTCACCGACGCGGCGCACGAGCAGGTGTAACGCGGCGGGTACGGGGGGACGAGTACGTCCCCGGGTCGGGGAGCCCCGGGTGACGAGGGGGACCGATGACGCGACGGCCCGCCGAGCCGGTGCGGGTGACCCCGGACGCCACCTGGTTCCGCCCGTCCGACGGCGGCGCGGGGGCCCTGCTGCGGCTCGCCGACGGGGTGCCGGCGGAGGCGGTCCGCCGGATCCGGGACGCCGGCGTGGGCGGGCTGCTGCCGATCGGCAACGTCGTGGTCCGCGAGGGCGCGGTGTGGCTGCGCACGCCGCAGCCCCCGGGACCGACGCTGGGCGACCTCATGACCAGGGCGGGCCTGGTCACCGAGGACGCGGTGGCGGTGCTGGGCACCGTCGCGCGGGTCGTCCGCGCGCTGCACGCGCGGGGGCTGTGCCACGGCCGGATCGCGGACGACGCCGTACTGCTCGACCCGGCGGGCGCGCCGCTGCTGGTGCTGCTCCGGCCCGGGCCCGCCGATCCCGCGCGCGACGCGCACCACCTGGCCGCCCTCGCCCGGGTGCTCGCGGGCACCTGGTGCGACGCCGGGGGCGCCGCGCTGCTGCACCGGTTCGCCGGGGAGGTGGTGCGCGACGGCCTGGACGCCGCGCTGCCGGTCCTGCCGCGGGCCGCGCCCCCCGGCCCCGTCCGGCGCGCACTGGCCCGCGAGTGGTGCTTGAGCGCCGCCCGGTCGCGCGCACCGTCCTCGTCGTCCGCGCACGCCCGGGTGCGTGCGCGGCGAGCCGGTGCGGCGGCGCCCGTTCAGGCCAGGCTGCCGAGCGGATCGGTGCGGGTCAGGGCCGGGTCGGCGGCGGGGAAGGTGCGGGCGCGGCCGGGCCCCGTCGAGCGTGTCTCGAACCGCACGGTGACGCGCCCGTGCCCGGCGCCCTGCACCCAGCCGTGGCCGTGCTCGTCGTGCCGGACGTCGTCGCCGGGGCGCCAGGGCCGGTCCGCCTCCACCGGCGTCTCCTCCGGGGCGGCGTCCTCGACGGTCTCCGGCACCGCCCGCGGCGGCTCGAACAGCGCGGGCGGCGGGTCGTCGCCCAGCCCGGCCAGCGACACCCCGATCAGCCGGACGCCGCCCTCGGGCACCGCGGTCCGCGCGAGCTTCTGGGCGGTCGCGGTGAGCGCGCCCAGGTCGGTGCTCCCGACGGCGGCGGTCTCCGAGCGGGTGTGGGTCGTGAAGTCGGCGCTGCGCACCTTGACCGTGACCGTCCGCGCCGCCCGCCCCGACGCCACGAGCCTGCGGTGCGCCGACTCGGTGATCCGCGCGACGGCCTCGTGCACCGCCCGCATCGCGGTGAGGTCGGCGTCGAAGGTCGTCTCCGCGCTCACCTGCTTCGCCGCCCCGCGCGGGGCGACCGGCCGCTCGTCGACGCCGCGGGCGAGGCGGTGCAGCTCCGTGCCGACCGCGGTGCCGAGCAGCCCGGTCAGCTCGCGCAGGTCCATCGCGGCGAGCGCGCCGACGGTGCGGATGCCCAGCCGGTGCAGGCCCGTCTCGGCCACCGGCCCGACGCCGGACAGCGCGCGCACCGGCAGCGGCGCCAGCACCTCCGCCTGCTCCTCGGGCGTCACGACGCGGTACCCGTCCGGCTTCGCCAGCTCCGAGGCGATCTTGGCCAGCTGCTTGCCCGACCCGGCCCCGACCGACGCCGGCAGCCCGGTCGCCGCGCGCACCGCGGTGCGCAGGTCGACCGCGAACCGCTCGACGACGTCCGGCCCGGCCCCGACGAGCGCGGGCGGCTCCAGGTACGCCTCGTCGACCGACACCGGCTCCAGCACCGGCGCCGCCTCCGCGAGCACGCCCATGACCTGCTCGGACAGCGCCTGGTAGAGCACGAACCGCGGCGGGACCGTCACCGCGTGCGGGCAGCGGCGCCGGGCCTGGCCCATCGGCATCGCCGAGCGCACGCCGAACACGCGCGACTCGTAGCTCGCCCCGGCCACCACCGACCGCGGGCCCAGGCCGCCGACCAGCACCGGTCGCCCGGCCAGGGTGGGGCGGGTGAGCTGCTCGGCGGAGGCGAAGAAGGCGTCCATGTCGAG
This sequence is a window from Pseudonocardia petroleophila. Protein-coding genes within it:
- the cobI gene encoding precorrin-2 C(20)-methyltransferase, which translates into the protein MSTLVGVGVGPGDPDLVTVKAANLLAKADVVFVPVADSGETGRAEQTVLFYAEAWRIERVVFALHDREHTARRERAWDAAAAQVARWFDANPGGTAAFATIGDPCVYSTFTYLAATVRELVGELAVELIPGITAMQDLAARSGTPLVEGREALSLFPMTAGADRFREALNRGDSVVAYKFGRRLPETLAVLRETGRLDGAVYGAGLGLADEDVRPAADLDPDAPGPYLSTLIVPPARTGRGGAL
- the cobT gene encoding nicotinate-nucleotide--dimethylbenzimidazole phosphoribosyltransferase; the protein is MSLLEDTLAAIVAPDAAARAAAADRLDRMTKPPGSLGRIEDLAVTLSGIAGTCPPPLPDPAVVVVCAGDHGVHAQGVTPWPQEVTGQMVANFAAGGAVVNAFARAADVQVRVLDVGVATPLPDLDGVLARRVADGTADLAVGPALTREQVVAAVEAGIAAVPDRGCVLTGDMGIANTTAAALLICAFTGADPERATGRGTGIDDATLARKTAVVRDALARHRPDPADPVGVLAAFGGLEHAAIAGLVLGAAARRIPVLLDGVSAGAAALVAAALAPQAVAYCVAGHRSAEPGHRLALGHLGLDPLLDLGLRLGEGTGAVLALPLLRAAVRALHDVATFGDAGVTDAAHEQV
- a CDS encoding DNA polymerase IV; this translates as MSAGRWVLHLDMDAFFASAEQLTRPTLAGRPVLVGGLGPRSVVAGASYESRVFGVRSAMPMGQARRRCPHAVTVPPRFVLYQALSEQVMGVLAEAAPVLEPVSVDEAYLEPPALVGAGPDVVERFAVDLRTAVRAATGLPASVGAGSGKQLAKIASELAKPDGYRVVTPEEQAEVLAPLPVRALSGVGPVAETGLHRLGIRTVGALAAMDLRELTGLLGTAVGTELHRLARGVDERPVAPRGAAKQVSAETTFDADLTAMRAVHEAVARITESAHRRLVASGRAARTVTVKVRSADFTTHTRSETAAVGSTDLGALTATAQKLARTAVPEGGVRLIGVSLAGLGDDPPPALFEPPRAVPETVEDAAPEETPVEADRPWRPGDDVRHDEHGHGWVQGAGHGRVTVRFETRSTGPGRARTFPAADPALTRTDPLGSLA